The region ACATGCCACAACTGCAGGAGTTAGTGAtaagaacaaatgttttaagaacCTTTCAATCATGGAAACTTACCAACCGCTCGCTGGATCTCCAGACTTTGGATTTGTCCCGTAATCCCATAAGAGACTTCAGGGTCACTGCCAACATCTTCCCGAATCTGACCTCCCTCATCATCGGTGACAAGTTCAGCGTCATACCAATGAAATGGGacgtgaaaaacaaaactttcctcAGACAGGTGTCCAGTCTTGATGTCAGCGGGCTTCATACATCTCCTGAAAACATGGAAGCATTACTTAAAACGGTGAACTCCTCGCTAACATCGCTAGCGCTGAACGATATAAAACGCAATAGGACGCAACTGATCAACCTCTCTTGCTCCATCCCAACTGTGTCCAAATTGCAGTTTCGAAGCAACAAACTCATAACAGTCTCTTCGTATTACTTTAAGCCGTGTGTCAATGTAGTAGAATTAGATTTATCAGAGAATCACATTAAAATTATCGATGAGAACGCCTTCACACCTATGAGAAATTTAACTATTTTGAAACTGAGTAAGAACAAACTTTTATCGGTTCCTACCGCAATACGAACTCTGCAAAATCTCTCCCAACTTGATCTCAGCAGCAACATGATCACCGCTCTGACCTGTCAAGATTTCTCCAATCAGACAAGACTGAAGGAACTAAGTCTGCAGAACAACTCAATCTCTACGTTGACTGAATGTGCTTTCAAGGGCTTGGTACAACTCCAAATTCTCAAATTGCAATCCAGTCAAATTACTGATTTGCAAGGGGCTTTTAAAACCTCATTGCCAAAACTGGAAAGGCTGCAATTGAATGGAAATAAACTCACTGCTATTAGAGAGGGTGAATTTGAAGGATTAAAGTCTCTTTTGCGTTTGTCTCTAcatcaaaatcaaataaagacCCTTGAGAAAGGTTGCTTTGTTGGACTGTTGAACCTCACTGACATTCAGCTCCAGTTAAATGGTATTACAACTGGTACCTTACAAACAAGTCCCTTCAAGGGTCTCTGTAACCTAAAACGATTGTATTTAAACGATAAtcacatcaaatattttaatattacaccATTTTCTGATCTTCACCAGTTGGAAGAGTTGTCTCTTCATGGCCAGCACTACAGGGGAAAGTCTAGCCTACCTTCCAACTTCCTCCAAGGACTAAGCCGTCTTTTAAGCTTTAATGCTAGGAACACCCAGCTAATCAATCTCGGCAAAGACACATTTGTGAACACACCTAATCTGGAAAAACTTGATTTGAGCTCAAATGACTTGGAGAACCTGACGCCAGAGCTGTTTGCCCCAATTCAAAACCTTAAAAGCCTCTACATCTCCAGGATTGCTGTTCACTCACTAGATTTCCTTGCAGATGCCAACCTGAACAAGCTGGAGTTTCTGCAGGGAAGACACAACCAATACTCAGTCGTGACTAAAGACATAATCAAATCGCTCCCATCTCTTCagtatttggattttaaatataatacTTTCTACTGTGACTGTGACAATGCCTGGTTCGTCAACTGGACAATTTTCAGCAAACGGACGCAGGTTAATGACGCATATAACTATTCTTGCAACTATCCAAATGACTTCAAAGCCAAAAGgcttttggatttaaaaaatgacttaaaatctTGCTCACAGGATATCAACTTCAATTGCTTTGTTTCAACCACATCTGTGATCCTCTTTGTCATGGCTGGATCCTTCATTTACCACTTCATGAGGTGGCAGCTGTACTACGCCTATTACCTCTTCTTGGGCTGGCTTTATGACtcaaagtataaaaataagCAAGTTCCTCATCAGTACGATGCTTTTATCTCCTATAACTACCACGATGAGTCTTGGGTGATTGGTGAACTGTTACCCAAACTGGAAGGAGAGCAGGGCTGGAAATTGTGTCTGCACCATCGAGACTTTGAACCAGGTAAGACCTTTTATACATAAATGGTATTAGCATTTATGTAGAAAAAATGGTAATTCATTGGACACCCATCCACCTTGCTTGGAGATCCAATGAAGATGGACCCTCATCTTCATGGGGATTCATCTTCATCGGACCCCCATGCAATGAATTTCTTGCAAAAGTTGCTACTATAAAACAGAAGCTCCAGTGTGTAACTttatggtttttttgtttttacatatttgtcaaaCTGTCACCTGTCATAcaaaattttgctggatgatgaATTGTCCCAGatgttattgcaataaacaataatattgttgttttgaaaaacattttctagtaATATAATGCCTAATAATGCAAGAAGCTattctcaaagaccaataaactttaaattcttagAAACATTCGactctggaactggaagacatttggatatttaattcaaaatttaaaaaaacaaacaaaaaaaatggattatggagtctctataaacaaaataatcctTCAAAAAGGaactagttgagaccaaaacaccagactgaaaaattttatcatccagtttttggaaggaagcaagaaaaaatttaaaagaattatgcaaatgtaaattatttacaacTACTTCCCTGAATCATTCAAAGTTGGACGTGAGAAATGAGAGTATTGAACAGAgcaactgaaattgttttccaaagttgtttttgt is a window of Xiphophorus maculatus strain JP 163 A chromosome 21, X_maculatus-5.0-male, whole genome shotgun sequence DNA encoding:
- the LOC111606201 gene encoding toll-like receptor 13 isoform X2 produces the protein MRHGHSPANTPPTQHTPIYSPDPLHVYNAGSFCVFPVPLATGFSLKSCRVSQNVAKCTNSQLKFVPQDIPPTVTGFDLSKNQISRIQRSNFKNLMVLEDLNLHENHISKIDSGAFANLTSLRKLTLNNNKLVKLGELAFDGLGNLTELRLNTNKITALSPTAFQCLTRLKLLDISQNKLETMSNLHLILQHMPQLQELVIRTNVLRTFQSWKLTNRSLDLQTLDLSRNPIRDFRVTANIFPNLTSLIIGDKFSVIPMKWDVKNKTFLRQVSSLDVSGLHTSPENMEALLKTVNSSLTSLALNDIKRNRTQLINLSCSIPTVSKLQFRSNKLITVSSYYFKPCVNVVELDLSENHIKIIDENAFTPMRNLTILKLSKNKLLSVPTAIRTLQNLSQLDLSSNMITALTCQDFSNQTRLKELSLQNNSISTLTECAFKGLVQLQILKLQSSQITDLQGAFKTSLPKLERLQLNGNKLTAIREGEFEGLKSLLRLSLHQNQIKTLEKGCFVGLLNLTDIQLQLNGITTGTLQTSPFKGLCNLKRLYLNDNHIKYFNITPFSDLHQLEELSLHGQHYRGKSSLPSNFLQGLSRLLSFNARNTQLINLGKDTFVNTPNLEKLDLSSNDLENLTPELFAPIQNLKSLYISRIAVHSLDFLADANLNKLEFLQGRHNQYSVVTKDIIKSLPSLQYLDFKYNTFYCDCDNAWFVNWTIFSKRTQVNDAYNYSCNYPNDFKAKRLLDLKNDLKSCSQDINFNCFVSTTSVILFVMAGSFIYHFMRWQLYYAYYLFLGWLYDSKYKNKQVPHQYDAFISYNYHDESWVIGELLPKLEGEQGWKLCLHHRDFEPGKPITQNITDAIYGSRKTICVISRRYLESEWCSREVQTASFRLFDEQKDVLILVFLEDIPTYLLSPFHRMRQLLKKQTYLSWPRAAGHPEVFWENLRKALQTGNNANEENFLSLTQE
- the LOC111606201 gene encoding toll-like receptor 13 isoform X1, producing the protein MNFSDSRFTNICLKMGLEESKTKPNAGSKCSDHSVAFLLIYMICLVPLATGFSLKSCRVSQNVAKCTNSQLKFVPQDIPPTVTGFDLSKNQISRIQRSNFKNLMVLEDLNLHENHISKIDSGAFANLTSLRKLTLNNNKLVKLGELAFDGLGNLTELRLNTNKITALSPTAFQCLTRLKLLDISQNKLETMSNLHLILQHMPQLQELVIRTNVLRTFQSWKLTNRSLDLQTLDLSRNPIRDFRVTANIFPNLTSLIIGDKFSVIPMKWDVKNKTFLRQVSSLDVSGLHTSPENMEALLKTVNSSLTSLALNDIKRNRTQLINLSCSIPTVSKLQFRSNKLITVSSYYFKPCVNVVELDLSENHIKIIDENAFTPMRNLTILKLSKNKLLSVPTAIRTLQNLSQLDLSSNMITALTCQDFSNQTRLKELSLQNNSISTLTECAFKGLVQLQILKLQSSQITDLQGAFKTSLPKLERLQLNGNKLTAIREGEFEGLKSLLRLSLHQNQIKTLEKGCFVGLLNLTDIQLQLNGITTGTLQTSPFKGLCNLKRLYLNDNHIKYFNITPFSDLHQLEELSLHGQHYRGKSSLPSNFLQGLSRLLSFNARNTQLINLGKDTFVNTPNLEKLDLSSNDLENLTPELFAPIQNLKSLYISRIAVHSLDFLADANLNKLEFLQGRHNQYSVVTKDIIKSLPSLQYLDFKYNTFYCDCDNAWFVNWTIFSKRTQVNDAYNYSCNYPNDFKAKRLLDLKNDLKSCSQDINFNCFVSTTSVILFVMAGSFIYHFMRWQLYYAYYLFLGWLYDSKYKNKQVPHQYDAFISYNYHDESWVIGELLPKLEGEQGWKLCLHHRDFEPGKPITQNITDAIYGSRKTICVISRRYLESEWCSREVQTASFRLFDEQKDVLILVFLEDIPTYLLSPFHRMRQLLKKQTYLSWPRAAGHPEVFWENLRKALQTGNNANEENFLSLTQE